A single Mangrovimonas sp. YM274 DNA region contains:
- a CDS encoding aldehyde dehydrogenase (NADP(+)) produces the protein MITGKNYIGNTLSAEGALVYRTFNPKVNLENPEEFTEATTQEIDRAMTLATEAFKIYKSVSGTKKAKFLNAIADEILDLGEELIQMYCSESGLPEDRAEGERARTIWQLHSFAELLEEGNWVEASIDTAMPDRTPNPKPDLRKMLVPLGPVVVFGASNFPLAYSTAGGDTAAALAAGCPVIVKSHPMHSGTGELVATAVIKAAKKTGMPNGVFSNLNSRGVEVGAQLVKHPQVKAVGFTGSIKGGRALFDLASKRAEPIPVFAEMGSINPVVLLPEALKERGESLAKTYANSVTLGTGQFCTNPGLILGIKGTALNNFIETLSEEILRIEPSCMLHPNIKGAYVRNKESAIQQDGLKVTANYGEEVQVNYAQQVVTTVDGAVFLENQTLHQEVFGPFTMVVQCENIAQLEMLILKLEGQLTGTLIAQEEEAAAYPQIISALQNRVGRLIYNGVPTGVEVCPSMVHGGPYPASTDSRFTAVGVNSIKRWVRPVCFQNWPDQLLPDALKNDNPLNISRLVNNIQTNRKL, from the coding sequence ATGATTACAGGGAAAAATTATATAGGAAACACGCTTTCTGCCGAAGGAGCTTTAGTTTATAGAACGTTCAATCCAAAGGTAAATTTAGAAAACCCGGAGGAATTTACCGAAGCGACAACACAGGAAATCGACAGAGCAATGACATTGGCTACGGAAGCTTTTAAAATTTACAAATCGGTATCTGGCACAAAAAAAGCTAAGTTTTTAAATGCGATTGCCGATGAAATTTTGGACTTGGGAGAAGAACTCATCCAAATGTACTGTTCAGAGTCGGGATTGCCAGAAGACAGGGCTGAAGGTGAGCGGGCAAGAACCATTTGGCAATTGCATTCGTTTGCCGAATTATTGGAAGAAGGCAATTGGGTGGAGGCTTCCATAGATACTGCCATGCCAGATAGAACACCCAACCCCAAGCCCGATTTACGAAAAATGTTGGTTCCTTTAGGGCCGGTAGTAGTGTTTGGAGCTAGTAATTTTCCTTTGGCCTATTCTACAGCAGGGGGGGATACAGCTGCAGCTTTGGCTGCAGGATGTCCAGTCATTGTAAAATCCCATCCAATGCATTCGGGAACTGGAGAATTGGTGGCTACAGCGGTAATTAAGGCTGCCAAAAAAACAGGAATGCCCAATGGGGTGTTTTCAAATTTAAATAGCAGAGGGGTTGAAGTTGGAGCGCAATTGGTCAAGCATCCACAGGTAAAGGCGGTTGGCTTTACGGGAAGTATCAAAGGAGGACGGGCCCTGTTTGATTTGGCGTCCAAACGTGCCGAACCAATTCCAGTTTTTGCTGAAATGGGCAGTATTAATCCTGTAGTATTGTTGCCTGAAGCTTTGAAGGAAAGGGGCGAAAGTTTGGCGAAAACCTACGCTAATTCGGTGACCTTGGGAACGGGACAGTTTTGTACAAATCCAGGCTTGATTTTAGGTATCAAAGGAACTGCATTAAACAATTTTATAGAGACACTTTCTGAAGAAATTTTAAGGATAGAACCTTCATGTATGCTGCATCCTAATATTAAAGGCGCTTATGTTAGAAATAAAGAATCGGCAATACAACAAGATGGTTTGAAAGTGACGGCAAACTATGGGGAGGAGGTACAGGTTAATTACGCACAGCAAGTAGTAACTACTGTTGATGGTGCAGTGTTTTTGGAAAATCAGACCTTGCATCAGGAGGTGTTTGGTCCTTTTACAATGGTGGTACAATGTGAAAATATCGCACAGCTGGAGATGCTTATTCTGAAATTGGAAGGGCAGCTAACGGGAACGTTGATAGCTCAAGAAGAGGAAGCCGCAGCGTATCCGCAAATCATTTCTGCCTTGCAGAATAGGGTAGGACGATTAATTTATAATGGCGTGCCAACAGGAGTTGAGGTTTGTCCGTCTATGGTGCATGGAGGGCCTTATCCTGCATCTACCGATAGCCGATTTACAGCTGTGGGCGTTAATTCCATAAAACGTTGGGTGCGTCCCGTTTGCTTTCAGAATTGGCCAGATCAATTACTGCCCGATGCATTGAAAAATGATAATCCCCTGAATATTTCCCGACTGGTCAATAATATCCAAACCAATAGAAAATTATAG
- a CDS encoding alkylphosphonate utilization protein: MGVLQTLQERSNNTCELCGASDNLSQYTIPPSLNENVANDVLVCKTCLDQIEGNAEMDVNHWRCLNDSMWNEHVAVQIMAWRMLQRLRSHGWPQDLLDMMYLDDDALALARATGEHEDESNKIVHRDANGAILEAGDSVVLIKDLKVKGSSMVAKQGTAVRRISLDHENAEYIEGKVDGQQIVIITKYVKKI; this comes from the coding sequence ATGGGAGTATTACAGACGTTACAGGAAAGAAGCAACAATACATGCGAGTTGTGCGGAGCATCAGATAATTTAAGTCAATATACCATCCCGCCTTCCTTGAATGAAAATGTAGCTAATGATGTATTGGTTTGTAAAACTTGTTTAGATCAAATTGAAGGTAATGCTGAAATGGACGTTAACCATTGGAGATGCCTTAACGACAGTATGTGGAATGAGCATGTTGCCGTTCAAATTATGGCTTGGCGAATGTTGCAACGTTTGCGCAGTCATGGGTGGCCACAAGATTTGTTGGATATGATGTATCTAGATGATGATGCTTTGGCATTGGCTAGGGCTACGGGAGAACATGAGGATGAAAGCAATAAAATTGTACATCGCGATGCTAATGGAGCCATTTTGGAAGCTGGAGATTCTGTGGTATTGATTAAGGATTTAAAGGTGAAAGGTTCTAGTATGGTGGCTAAACAGGGAACTGCCGTAAGACGTATTTCCCTAGATCATGAAAATGCCGAGTACATTGAAGGAAAAGTGGATGGTCAGCAAATTGTAATCATCACTAAATACGTTAAAAAAATATAG
- a CDS encoding MmcQ/YjbR family DNA-binding protein: MDIEQLHAYCLGKHKATEDFPFDADTLVFKVLGKMFALISLEKWESGQKAISLKCNPEYAIELREQYDGLIVPGFHLNNKHWNTVYLNGEVSKSLVLELIDHSYDMVVKAMPKKLREQL; the protein is encoded by the coding sequence ATGGATATTGAACAGTTGCATGCCTATTGCCTGGGCAAACATAAAGCCACAGAAGATTTTCCTTTTGATGCGGACACTCTGGTGTTTAAGGTGCTAGGCAAAATGTTTGCCTTGATTTCTTTAGAAAAATGGGAAAGTGGTCAAAAGGCCATTAGTTTGAAATGTAATCCGGAATATGCCATAGAGCTTCGGGAGCAATACGATGGACTGATTGTTCCGGGTTTCCATTTAAACAATAAGCATTGGAATACAGTATACCTAAACGGTGAAGTTTCAAAGTCCTTGGTTTTGGAGCTAATAGATCATTCTTATGACATGGTGGTAAAGGCCATGCCAAAAAAGTTACGGGAGCAGTTGTAA
- a CDS encoding DUF4260 domain-containing protein, with the protein MKWSLKIEELLMLLMGVYAFHTLTYSWWWFLALFLLPDLGMLGYLFNPRIGAITYNLCHHKAIAVALFLLGVYTDLEMWKLIGVILFSHASFDRIFGYGLKYFDDFKNTHLGKLL; encoded by the coding sequence ATGAAATGGTCGCTGAAAATTGAAGAATTGCTGATGCTCCTTATGGGAGTATATGCATTTCACACTTTAACCTACAGTTGGTGGTGGTTTTTAGCCTTGTTTCTGCTCCCAGATTTGGGTATGCTGGGGTATTTGTTTAACCCTAGAATTGGAGCAATTACCTATAATTTATGCCACCACAAAGCTATTGCGGTGGCATTATTTTTATTGGGAGTATATACGGATTTGGAAATGTGGAAGTTAATTGGAGTTATCCTTTTTTCGCACGCTTCTTTTGATCGAATATTTGGTTATGGCCTTAAGTATTTTGATGATTTTAAAAATACCCATCTAGGAAAGTTGCTGTAA
- a CDS encoding cyclase family protein: MIATIHYNSKKYKIDLTQPIDISIPLISSESNVNAWYLGPPKIEPVKEDDWVASVEDGAVVNFNNISFNPHSHGTHTECVGHITPKVHSINKNLKQFFFMAEVITVAPEKLGDDFVISKKQVQTALGNKKRDAVVLRTIPNTKEKLSRQYSHTNPTYLLEEVAIYLKKKGIKHLLVDLPSVDKEKDDGELLAHNAFWNTNGKLRLDATITEFIFVPNSVEDGSYFLNLQIAPFENDASPSKPILYKIE, translated from the coding sequence ATGATTGCAACAATACATTACAATTCCAAAAAATATAAAATAGACTTAACCCAACCTATAGACATTTCAATCCCCCTAATTTCTTCTGAAAGCAATGTGAATGCTTGGTATTTGGGGCCGCCAAAAATTGAGCCCGTAAAGGAAGATGATTGGGTGGCCAGCGTAGAAGATGGAGCAGTGGTTAATTTTAATAATATTTCGTTTAATCCTCATTCCCATGGTACCCATACCGAATGTGTTGGACATATTACCCCGAAAGTACATTCCATTAATAAAAACCTAAAACAGTTTTTCTTTATGGCAGAGGTAATTACGGTTGCTCCAGAAAAATTGGGAGACGATTTTGTGATATCCAAAAAGCAGGTGCAAACAGCTTTGGGTAATAAAAAGCGGGATGCCGTAGTGCTAAGGACGATTCCTAATACCAAGGAAAAACTATCCAGACAATATTCGCATACCAACCCAACTTATTTGTTGGAGGAGGTAGCCATTTATTTGAAGAAAAAAGGAATTAAACATTTGTTGGTAGACCTACCAAGTGTTGATAAAGAAAAGGATGATGGAGAGCTTTTGGCTCATAATGCGTTTTGGAATACTAATGGAAAGTTAAGGTTGGATGCCACTATTACCGAATTTATTTTTGTGCCGAACTCAGTAGAGGATGGCTCCTATTTTTTAAATCTACAAATAGCGCCTTTTGAAAACGATGCTTCCCCAAGCAAGCCCATTTTATATAAAATAGAATAG
- the hemW gene encoding radical SAM family heme chaperone HemW yields MSGIYFHIPFCKQACYYCDFHFSTSLKKKDALLQCLTKELQLRHDEFQNEMVETIYFGGGTPSLLTVEELQLLINAVYGNFKVAESPEITLEANPDDLTPEKIEALAASRINRLSIGIQSFFDEDLKGMNRAHNAYEAKQALELAAQLFDNITIDLIYGIPNMDLKKWDQNLQMAFDFGVQHISSYALTVEPKTALDSFVKKGTYPPVDEALALEHFNHLMERTTAEGFVHYEISNFGKPGFYSKHNTSYWQGKPYLGIGPSAHSFNAKRRSWNVPNNSAYIKAIIESELPSTVEELSVEDQYNEYVMTGLRTIWGVSLDKIESDFGANFKEYILKAAKPHLENGVLAFSKGDEASLCTTSKGKFLADGIASDLFFVS; encoded by the coding sequence TTGTCAGGTATCTATTTCCATATTCCATTTTGTAAGCAAGCGTGTTATTATTGCGACTTCCATTTTTCAACCTCTTTAAAGAAGAAGGATGCATTATTGCAATGCTTGACCAAAGAGTTACAACTACGTCATGACGAATTCCAAAACGAAATGGTTGAAACCATTTATTTTGGAGGCGGGACGCCTTCGTTATTGACGGTAGAAGAACTTCAATTGCTTATAAATGCTGTTTATGGCAATTTCAAAGTGGCTGAATCTCCTGAAATTACTTTGGAAGCCAATCCAGACGATTTAACCCCTGAAAAAATAGAAGCATTGGCCGCTTCTCGCATCAACCGGCTGAGTATTGGAATTCAATCTTTTTTTGATGAAGATTTGAAGGGGATGAATCGAGCCCATAATGCTTATGAGGCCAAGCAAGCACTAGAATTGGCAGCCCAGTTATTTGATAATATTACCATCGATTTAATTTATGGAATTCCAAACATGGATCTTAAGAAATGGGATCAAAACTTGCAGATGGCTTTTGATTTTGGTGTTCAGCATATTTCAAGTTATGCACTTACGGTAGAGCCCAAAACGGCATTGGATTCTTTTGTGAAAAAAGGAACATATCCCCCTGTGGATGAAGCCTTGGCTCTTGAGCATTTCAACCATTTAATGGAGCGCACTACAGCAGAAGGCTTTGTACATTATGAAATTTCCAATTTTGGAAAACCTGGTTTTTATTCCAAACACAATACCAGCTATTGGCAGGGTAAGCCGTACTTGGGGATAGGGCCTTCGGCGCATTCTTTCAATGCTAAAAGACGCAGTTGGAATGTGCCCAATAACTCAGCTTACATCAAAGCTATTATAGAGAGTGAGTTGCCTTCTACAGTTGAGGAATTGAGCGTGGAAGACCAATATAATGAATATGTCATGACAGGATTGCGAACCATTTGGGGCGTGTCATTGGATAAAATTGAAAGCGATTTTGGTGCTAACTTCAAGGAGTACATCCTTAAAGCGGCTAAACCTCATTTGGAAAACGGTGTGTTGGCTTTTTCCAAGGGTGATGAAGCTAGTTTATGTACTACTTCAAAGGGAAAATTCTTGGCAGATGGCATTGCTTCAGACTTGTTTTTCGTGTCTTAA
- a CDS encoding four helix bundle protein: MVENPLKDKSYQLALAIVCVYKDILANHKEFVLSKQLLRCGTSIGANVAEANGAISTADFSAKISIAYKESLETKYWLKLLKDSDYISIKVFDDLFSKTDETSKILFSILKKTRLNK; the protein is encoded by the coding sequence ATGGTTGAAAATCCTTTGAAAGATAAATCATATCAATTGGCTTTAGCTATTGTTTGTGTTTATAAAGACATTTTAGCTAATCATAAAGAATTTGTGCTTTCTAAACAATTGTTGAGATGTGGTACTAGTATAGGAGCCAATGTCGCAGAAGCCAATGGCGCTATATCAACAGCTGACTTCTCAGCAAAAATTTCAATAGCTTATAAGGAAAGTTTAGAAACCAAATATTGGCTCAAGCTTTTAAAAGACTCAGATTATATTTCTATTAAAGTTTTTGATGATTTATTTTCGAAAACAGATGAAACATCCAAAATTTTATTTTCAATATTAAAGAAAACCCGTTTAAACAAATAA
- the ruvC gene encoding crossover junction endodeoxyribonuclease RuvC, with protein MKQEKIILGIDPGTTIMGFGLIKVVGNKMSFLQLNELDLKKYDDHYLKLKLIFERTIELIETHHPDEIAIEAPFFGKNVQSMLKLGRAQGVAMAAGLSREVPITEYSPKKIKMAITGSGNASKEQVAKMLQSLLGLKALPKNLDATDGLAAAVCHFYNQGRVEVGKSYSGWASFVKQNQSKINKQ; from the coding sequence ATGAAGCAGGAAAAAATTATTTTGGGAATTGATCCCGGAACCACCATCATGGGGTTTGGTCTAATTAAGGTTGTAGGAAACAAGATGTCTTTTTTGCAGCTCAATGAGCTAGATCTTAAGAAGTATGATGATCATTACCTTAAATTGAAACTCATTTTTGAGCGTACCATCGAGTTGATTGAAACCCATCACCCTGACGAAATAGCCATTGAAGCTCCTTTTTTTGGGAAAAACGTCCAAAGTATGCTCAAGTTGGGAAGGGCACAGGGGGTTGCTATGGCAGCAGGTTTAAGCAGGGAAGTGCCTATTACTGAGTATTCACCCAAAAAAATAAAAATGGCCATTACAGGAAGTGGTAATGCAAGTAAAGAACAGGTGGCCAAAATGCTACAAAGTTTATTGGGCTTAAAAGCTTTACCTAAAAATTTGGATGCCACCGATGGATTGGCGGCAGCAGTGTGTCATTTTTATAATCAAGGACGCGTAGAAGTTGGCAAAAGCTATTCTGGATGGGCCAGTTTTGTAAAGCAAAATCAATCAAAGATCAATAAGCAATAA
- a CDS encoding outer membrane beta-barrel protein has protein sequence MTSNFKYKKFLFMLMCMVFVSSFMEAQNATSEWKLQLAVGFNNPIDNEKDPIFYTEYVNLPTVNIGLQHMFTETWGAKLDGGFNRASNAESSSEFKLNYTRINVQAVYDFNRLIWFWPEPIAIVAHAGPGVSFTKPLGNYADNTYTFLNALAGLEVHYGLSRTLSVYGDVGYVFSFSGEDKYDPHIEGYSFNGDMMYFTIGISISLSGCAYC, from the coding sequence ATGACTTCAAATTTTAAATACAAAAAATTCCTGTTCATGTTAATGTGTATGGTGTTTGTATCTTCCTTTATGGAGGCCCAAAATGCCACTAGTGAATGGAAGTTACAGTTGGCTGTGGGGTTTAATAACCCCATTGATAATGAAAAGGATCCTATTTTCTACACGGAGTATGTCAACCTTCCAACGGTAAACATAGGATTGCAGCATATGTTTACGGAAACTTGGGGGGCGAAATTGGACGGTGGTTTCAACAGGGCTTCAAATGCTGAAAGTTCTTCAGAATTTAAATTGAATTACACTCGCATAAATGTTCAGGCAGTGTACGATTTTAATCGGTTGATTTGGTTTTGGCCAGAACCCATAGCTATAGTAGCACATGCTGGCCCGGGGGTAAGCTTTACTAAACCATTGGGTAATTATGCCGACAATACCTACACGTTTCTTAATGCTCTGGCAGGTTTGGAAGTTCATTATGGACTCTCAAGAACCTTGTCTGTTTATGGAGATGTAGGTTATGTATTTTCCTTTTCCGGAGAAGATAAGTACGATCCACACATAGAGGGCTATTCGTTTAATGGAGATATGATGTATTTCACTATAGGAATATCTATATCTTTAAGTGGCTGTGCTTATTGTTAA